From Emcibacter nanhaiensis, one genomic window encodes:
- a CDS encoding TonB-dependent receptor domain-containing protein, whose amino-acid sequence MKSYTTNLKGALLASTLILVPAGVYAQQAEQAEPNQDIEEVTVMGQYIPDEKRSTSEISNILDAADFSRLGDSDVAGSLKRLTGLSLAEDGVVIVRGLGDRYSNALLDGANLPSPDPLRRVVPLDIFPVNVLDGVLVQKTFSPEYPGHFGGGLIEMRTKAVPDEDFFKVGISTAYNTISTFEDGLSYDHSDTDWLGFDDGLRDLPDAIKADPYLANMTDEEREAAGEAISNIWSADFQENLPDFGLEGTLGKRIEMDDSSLGVLFSVSYDNQYRNKEGVFNEYSNTSEGAELNGLGIRPEACLEFEGAPQNCGLRSTTFEVDLNGILNVGYEFNGNNNIQLTSLLLRKSSRSATIFSGDFAADPGRLRTLTQLEWVERQVWSNQLSGDHFFDLSDAGETELKWHAVYGTASRDVPMRKQSTYEYNEALGANILSTRESIQLGNGIFWGELDDTIYEYGMDLKQPVEFGDVQADISAGGMYYKKERESSYLRYRFGFPAGGASPELRMLVPEIVFGTFNIAPDGIQLLSQTLAGDYFEGSEEVLAGYIKADAQVSEDIRLAVGGRYEDTTQNIDTVNLSVQPESQRFLPAATLTWTFAENMQLRLAASQTLSRPDLRELAPVSYYDELGRSRTGNPDLKTAKVTNLDARFEWYFGEDESVTIGAFYKDFKDPIEETVTIIGDGTRNLSYINADSGELYGVEIEANINIPLAETFEGEFWQNRLFYVKANGTYINSEVNIAPEDLNVLTNAVRPMQGQSEWLGNLQLGWDGEDDRLTILVNYTGERIASVGTYSLPDLVEDATVFVDLVYKRDIEIGGGEMELSFKVENILDEDYQVTQAGFLAESYNIGTTFSVGVSHTF is encoded by the coding sequence ATGAAAAGTTATACTACAAATTTGAAGGGAGCCCTTCTGGCCAGTACGCTGATACTGGTTCCGGCAGGGGTTTACGCCCAGCAGGCAGAGCAGGCCGAGCCCAATCAGGATATCGAGGAAGTGACCGTTATGGGTCAGTATATTCCTGATGAAAAGCGGTCTACCTCTGAAATTTCCAACATCCTCGATGCCGCCGACTTCTCCCGCCTCGGGGACAGCGATGTCGCGGGATCCCTGAAGCGTCTTACCGGTCTCAGCCTTGCTGAAGACGGCGTGGTCATTGTTCGCGGTCTTGGCGACCGTTATTCCAACGCACTGCTTGATGGCGCAAATCTTCCGAGCCCCGACCCGCTTCGTCGTGTCGTTCCTCTCGATATCTTTCCTGTGAACGTGCTGGACGGCGTGCTTGTTCAGAAAACCTTTTCACCGGAATATCCGGGTCACTTTGGTGGCGGCCTTATCGAAATGCGCACAAAGGCTGTGCCGGATGAAGATTTCTTCAAGGTTGGCATTTCCACAGCCTATAATACAATATCAACTTTTGAAGACGGCCTGAGCTACGATCATTCCGACACCGACTGGCTCGGTTTTGACGATGGTCTTCGTGACCTTCCGGATGCCATTAAAGCTGATCCCTATCTGGCAAATATGACAGACGAGGAACGGGAAGCGGCCGGTGAAGCCATTTCCAATATCTGGTCTGCTGATTTCCAGGAAAACCTGCCTGACTTCGGTCTGGAAGGCACTTTGGGCAAGCGCATTGAAATGGACGACAGCAGCCTGGGTGTTCTGTTTTCCGTCTCCTATGACAACCAGTACCGCAACAAAGAAGGTGTGTTTAACGAATACAGCAATACCTCTGAAGGTGCGGAACTCAACGGTCTGGGTATTCGGCCGGAAGCCTGTCTGGAATTCGAGGGTGCACCGCAGAACTGTGGCCTGAGAAGCACGACGTTTGAAGTGGACCTTAACGGTATTCTCAATGTCGGCTATGAATTCAACGGCAACAACAACATCCAGCTGACATCGCTGCTGCTGAGAAAATCATCTCGTTCCGCAACGATCTTCAGTGGTGATTTCGCCGCGGACCCGGGCCGGTTGCGTACGCTGACTCAGCTCGAGTGGGTTGAGCGCCAGGTATGGTCAAACCAGCTGTCCGGTGACCATTTCTTTGACTTGAGTGATGCCGGGGAAACGGAACTCAAATGGCATGCTGTTTACGGAACAGCCAGCCGCGACGTGCCGATGCGTAAGCAGTCCACCTATGAATACAACGAAGCTCTGGGCGCCAACATCCTGTCCACGCGTGAGAGTATCCAGCTGGGTAACGGGATTTTCTGGGGCGAGCTGGACGATACCATTTATGAATATGGTATGGATCTGAAACAGCCCGTTGAGTTCGGTGATGTCCAGGCAGATATTTCTGCTGGCGGAATGTACTATAAAAAGGAACGTGAATCCTCATATCTGAGATACCGTTTCGGCTTCCCGGCCGGTGGCGCTTCTCCGGAGCTGAGAATGCTTGTTCCCGAGATCGTATTTGGTACGTTCAACATCGCTCCCGACGGAATTCAGCTGCTGTCACAAACATTGGCAGGTGACTACTTTGAAGGAAGCGAAGAAGTCCTGGCCGGCTACATCAAAGCTGATGCCCAGGTTTCTGAAGACATCCGCCTGGCTGTCGGCGGACGCTATGAAGATACCACGCAGAATATCGATACTGTGAACCTGTCTGTGCAGCCGGAGAGCCAGAGGTTCCTGCCGGCAGCGACTCTGACCTGGACCTTTGCGGAAAATATGCAGCTTCGTCTGGCCGCATCGCAGACCCTGTCCAGGCCTGACCTGAGGGAACTGGCTCCGGTTTCCTACTATGATGAGCTGGGCCGTTCCCGCACCGGTAATCCGGATCTCAAGACCGCGAAGGTCACCAATCTGGATGCCCGTTTCGAATGGTATTTCGGTGAAGATGAGTCAGTGACCATCGGTGCCTTCTACAAGGACTTCAAAGATCCGATTGAAGAAACCGTAACCATCATCGGTGACGGCACCAGGAACCTGAGTTACATCAACGCGGATTCAGGTGAACTGTATGGTGTCGAAATTGAGGCAAATATCAATATTCCGCTGGCTGAAACCTTTGAGGGTGAATTCTGGCAGAATCGTCTCTTTTACGTAAAGGCCAACGGAACATACATCAACTCTGAGGTTAATATTGCTCCAGAAGACCTGAATGTTCTGACCAACGCGGTTCGTCCGATGCAGGGACAGTCTGAATGGCTCGGCAACCTGCAGCTGGGATGGGATGGTGAAGACGATCGCCTTACTATCCTTGTGAACTACACCGGCGAGCGCATTGCCAGTGTCGGTACATACAGCCTGCCGGACCTGGTCGAGGATGCGACTGTTTTTGTAGACCTGGTTTATAAACGGGACATCGAAATCGGCGGTGGCGAAATGGAGCTGAGCTTCAAAGTCGAGAATATTCTTGATGAAGATTATCAGGTTACTCAGGCTGGCTTCCTCGCTGAAAGCTATAACATCGGCACTACATTCTCAGTGGGTGTAAGCCACACCTTCTAA
- a CDS encoding type II secretion system protein N, whose translation MAVTKTNFTEKLAFFRGSLQRLPASRGVSESKNRTPFQYFVWFLEIIFAALLLYVLALLFWDFTSPRLPVVEGGGVAVTKQTKNRAATDWSVFASVNPFYRDQKIEAVEETALTEARETNLDLELFGIRYSPDGSGVAIIRTPDKQQGAFRAGDEIFDGVILNRVLEDRVAIERSGVLEVLTFPGQQGTGQVAADGTPRNQAGQQQ comes from the coding sequence GTGGCTGTAACAAAAACAAATTTCACAGAAAAACTGGCCTTTTTCCGGGGGAGTCTGCAACGCCTGCCGGCGAGCAGGGGCGTCTCCGAGTCGAAAAACAGGACGCCCTTTCAGTATTTTGTGTGGTTTCTGGAAATAATTTTCGCGGCATTGCTCCTCTATGTTCTGGCGCTTTTGTTCTGGGACTTCACCTCGCCCAGGCTGCCGGTGGTGGAAGGGGGCGGTGTTGCTGTCACAAAACAGACAAAAAACCGGGCGGCGACGGACTGGTCGGTTTTTGCCTCGGTCAATCCCTTTTACCGGGATCAGAAGATTGAAGCCGTTGAGGAGACGGCGCTGACGGAAGCCCGCGAAACCAACCTTGATCTTGAGCTGTTCGGCATCCGCTATAGCCCGGACGGCAGCGGCGTGGCGATTATCCGTACACCCGACAAACAGCAGGGGGCTTTCCGCGCCGGGGATGAGATTTTTGACGGCGTAATACTTAATCGGGTTCTCGAAGACCGGGTGGCCATTGAACGTTCCGGTGTGCTCGAGGTGCTGACCTTCCCGGGACAACAGGGGACGGGGCAGGTCGCAGCTGACGGCACACCCCGGAACCAGGCGGGACAACAACAATGA
- the gspD gene encoding type II secretion system secretin GspD yields the protein MRKQITRYIVVLAALITAMATEAVAQNNEPAVLNYRQADIKAVTEDISLLTGRSFIIDPRVSGKVTIISREPVERAAVLETFLSTLKVHGLAVLPTPGGAYKIVPEDQAAVEGQILSRRDKPTDQMVTEVIKLRHLDVTQASNMLKTLVGKSGRVLPYRPSNVLILVDFAPNVERLKAVLAEVDKSRDVVRMISLSNTSPSEMAEILEQLKSASGAENAMYSGFSAVPVDASDTLMLKGDQKVIDELMPVIEQLDARRKSKGDLRVVKLNHTSGETLLPVLQEVSQSLAQSKGENAGGGRAGKTSISLHPSTNSLVINADPEMQKALGDVIRQLDVPRDQIMVEGIIVEVSDTTAKELGLQYFLSGSQTSGVPFVTTNYSNSTPNILASAGALLAADELGEDSDALAALQSNAIDSILGINGFAGGLAGKSSNGTTFGFILNALDEDITSNILSTPSVITIDNEEARILGGQEIPITTGETLSSNNSNPFRTVNREDIGVKLTVRPQINGENGILAHIQQEVSSVAGTISSQSTDLITNKREVETTVMLQDGEIMVLGGLIQQDESVSISGVPLLKDIPVLGEAFKSRAKSREQRNLMIFLRMTIIRDKDQLRRVTNKKYDFFRNDPLMEDAYGGIGLDGVMNKVIGATPAKPEGE from the coding sequence ATGAGGAAACAGATCACAAGATATATTGTCGTGCTGGCAGCTCTGATAACGGCTATGGCGACCGAGGCCGTGGCGCAGAACAATGAACCGGCAGTACTGAACTATCGCCAGGCCGATATCAAGGCGGTGACCGAGGATATTTCCCTACTGACCGGCAGGTCCTTTATCATCGATCCCCGGGTCTCCGGTAAGGTAACCATCATCTCCCGCGAGCCGGTGGAACGCGCCGCGGTGCTGGAAACCTTCCTGTCCACCCTGAAGGTGCATGGTCTTGCCGTGCTGCCCACGCCGGGTGGCGCCTATAAGATCGTGCCCGAGGACCAGGCGGCGGTTGAGGGGCAGATCCTGTCGAGGCGGGACAAGCCCACCGACCAGATGGTGACCGAAGTCATCAAACTGCGTCATCTCGATGTGACCCAGGCCTCCAACATGCTCAAGACCCTGGTCGGCAAATCCGGACGGGTATTGCCCTACCGGCCGTCCAATGTCCTGATTCTGGTGGATTTCGCCCCCAATGTCGAACGCCTCAAGGCGGTGCTGGCCGAGGTGGACAAGTCCCGCGATGTGGTGCGTATGATTTCGCTCAGCAACACCTCGCCCAGCGAAATGGCGGAAATTCTGGAACAGCTGAAGAGTGCTTCCGGCGCAGAGAATGCCATGTACAGCGGCTTTTCCGCCGTACCGGTGGACGCCAGCGACACCCTGATGCTGAAGGGCGACCAAAAGGTCATCGATGAGCTTATGCCGGTGATCGAACAACTGGATGCGCGGCGCAAGTCCAAAGGCGATCTCAGGGTGGTAAAACTCAATCACACCAGCGGCGAGACCCTGCTGCCGGTGCTGCAGGAAGTGAGCCAGTCCCTGGCCCAGAGCAAGGGGGAAAATGCCGGTGGAGGGCGTGCCGGAAAAACAAGCATTTCCCTGCATCCCTCCACCAATTCCCTGGTGATTAATGCCGACCCGGAAATGCAGAAGGCATTGGGTGACGTGATCCGGCAGCTGGATGTGCCCCGCGACCAGATCATGGTCGAAGGCATTATCGTCGAGGTGTCGGATACCACGGCCAAGGAACTTGGCCTGCAGTATTTCCTGTCCGGCAGCCAGACCTCCGGCGTGCCGTTCGTCACCACCAATTATTCCAACAGCACACCCAATATCCTGGCCTCGGCCGGGGCGCTGCTGGCGGCCGATGAACTGGGCGAGGACAGTGACGCCCTGGCGGCGCTGCAGAGCAACGCCATTGACTCGATCCTCGGTATCAACGGCTTCGCCGGCGGTCTTGCCGGAAAATCGTCCAACGGCACCACTTTCGGCTTTATCCTCAATGCGCTGGACGAGGATATCACCTCCAACATCCTGTCCACGCCATCGGTCATTACCATCGACAACGAGGAAGCCCGCATTCTCGGCGGCCAGGAAATTCCCATTACCACCGGCGAAACGCTGAGCAGCAACAACTCCAACCCGTTCCGCACCGTGAACCGGGAGGATATCGGCGTGAAGCTGACCGTGCGTCCGCAAATCAACGGCGAGAACGGCATTCTCGCCCATATCCAGCAGGAGGTGTCCAGCGTTGCCGGCACCATCAGCAGCCAGTCCACCGACCTGATCACCAACAAGCGGGAAGTGGAAACCACCGTGATGCTGCAGGACGGCGAGATCATGGTGCTGGGCGGCCTGATCCAGCAGGATGAATCCGTGTCCATCAGCGGTGTGCCGCTCTTGAAGGATATCCCGGTGCTGGGCGAAGCCTTCAAGAGCCGGGCCAAGTCCCGCGAGCAGCGCAACCTGATGATTTTCCTGCGCATGACCATCATCCGCGACAAGGACCAGCTGCGCCGGGTCACCAACAAGAAATATGATTTCTTCCGTAATGACCCGCTGATGGAGGATGCCTACGGCGGTATCGGGCTCGACGGCGTCATGAACAAGGTGATCGGCGCCACGCCGGCAAAACCGGAAGGCGAATGA
- the gspE gene encoding type II secretion system ATPase GspE, with translation MASAEAQVSQTPISYSFARERGVLAIPEEQGLVLGLRPDAALADILEARRVLPDHIQLRKLDKGEFEKYLSDIYAMGDLASEDLSDSLEEESSLDSFIEGMPKTADLLDSTDDAPIIRLINGLIAQAVRLKASDIHLEPFESRLSVRTRVDGVMQEILSLNARLSSLLVSRIKVMARLDIAEKRIPQDGRISLSLGERTLDVRVSTLPSQHGERVVMRLLDKSQAQLSLGDLGMEPDTRTRMEALLEEPNGIILVTGPTGSGKTTTLYAALSRLNNSTRNILTVEDPVEYALDGIGQTQVNSKVGMTFATGLRAILRQDPDVVMVGEIRDPETVEVAVQASLTGHLVLSTVHTNSAVGAITRLRDMGVEPFLLSSTIKGILAQRLVRRLCPHCRKEKIVTATEHRLSGGHLMEGAKVFEAVGCDACHHTGYTGRIGLYELLVINENLRRMIYNSASEQDMEAEAFKTAGSLFVNGLKAVREGQTSLEEVLRVCRHQEDGDGGL, from the coding sequence ATGGCGTCTGCGGAAGCACAGGTGAGCCAGACACCGATCTCCTACAGCTTCGCCCGGGAGAGGGGGGTGCTGGCGATTCCGGAGGAACAGGGACTGGTGCTTGGCCTCAGGCCCGACGCAGCGCTGGCGGACATCCTGGAGGCCCGGCGGGTATTGCCCGATCACATCCAGCTCCGCAAGCTGGACAAGGGCGAATTTGAAAAATACCTCTCTGACATCTATGCCATGGGCGACCTGGCGTCCGAAGACCTCAGCGACAGTCTGGAGGAGGAAAGCAGCCTCGACAGCTTTATCGAAGGCATGCCCAAGACTGCCGACCTGCTGGATAGCACCGATGATGCGCCGATTATCCGCCTGATCAACGGTCTGATCGCCCAGGCGGTGCGGCTCAAGGCCTCCGATATTCATCTGGAGCCGTTCGAAAGCCGCCTGTCGGTACGCACCCGGGTCGACGGGGTGATGCAGGAAATTCTCAGCCTCAACGCCCGGCTGTCTTCGCTGCTGGTGTCCCGGATCAAGGTGATGGCCCGGCTCGATATCGCCGAAAAACGCATTCCCCAGGACGGGCGCATTTCCCTGTCCCTGGGCGAGCGGACTCTGGACGTGCGCGTGTCCACGTTGCCGTCCCAGCATGGCGAACGGGTGGTGATGCGTCTGCTCGATAAGTCACAGGCGCAGCTGAGTCTGGGAGATCTCGGCATGGAGCCGGATACCCGAACCCGGATGGAAGCGCTGCTGGAAGAGCCCAACGGCATTATCCTGGTGACCGGTCCGACCGGGTCCGGGAAAACCACCACCCTTTATGCCGCGCTGTCGCGGCTCAACAACTCCACCCGTAATATACTGACCGTGGAAGACCCGGTCGAATATGCCCTCGACGGCATCGGCCAGACCCAGGTCAACAGCAAGGTCGGCATGACCTTCGCCACCGGGTTGCGCGCCATCCTGCGCCAGGACCCGGATGTGGTGATGGTCGGCGAGATCCGCGACCCGGAAACGGTGGAAGTGGCGGTGCAGGCCTCGTTGACCGGCCATCTGGTGCTGTCCACTGTCCATACTAACAGCGCCGTCGGCGCCATCACCCGCCTGCGCGACATGGGCGTAGAGCCGTTTTTGCTGTCCTCCACCATCAAGGGGATCCTGGCCCAGCGTCTGGTGCGCCGCCTGTGTCCGCATTGCCGCAAGGAAAAAATCGTTACCGCCACCGAACACCGCTTGTCCGGCGGTCACCTGATGGAAGGCGCAAAGGTCTTTGAAGCGGTCGGCTGCGACGCCTGCCACCATACCGGCTATACCGGCCGGATCGGTCTCTATGAACTGTTGGTCATCAACGAAAACCTGCGGCGGATGATTTATAATTCCGCCAGCGAGCAGGATATGGAAGCGGAAGCGTTCAAGACCGCTGGCAGCCTGTTTGTCAACGGCCTGAAAGCGGTCCGGGAAGGCCAGACCTCGCTCGAGGAAGTGCTGAGAGTCTGTCGTCACCAGGAGGATGGTGATGGCGGTCTATGA
- the gspF gene encoding type II secretion system inner membrane protein GspF encodes MAVYEYVALDHKGKKQKGVISADSSRQARKDLQERQLMPVSLDKVDKSAEASSLGKWLGGGRIGNKELAMLTRQLATMINAAAPVEEALSMTAEQVENPAASKKLMAVRARVMEGRRFSEALALYPNDFNQFYRSLIASGEVSGALGQVLERLADHLEKSQQLRNKILTATLYPAMLALVAVVVVIILMTFIVPKVAGQFESMGQTLPFLTRTMIFLSDMMRDYGIFILLALALAILLFLRQLKQEKFRRRCDGWMLRLPLIGKLVRGLYAARLARTLSTLIASGSPVMEGLRSAGQTMQNLVMREAVEKMVTQISEGSSLSRALRNSGVFPGIVVYMAGAGEKSGQLPDMLEKSADYLEGDFETFIATALSLLEPGIIIIMGAIVALIVLSILLPILQLNTMALG; translated from the coding sequence ATGGCGGTCTATGAATATGTGGCGCTCGACCACAAGGGCAAGAAACAGAAAGGCGTGATCTCCGCTGACAGCAGCCGCCAGGCGCGCAAGGACCTGCAGGAACGGCAGCTGATGCCGGTCAGCCTGGACAAGGTGGACAAATCTGCCGAGGCCTCTTCGCTGGGCAAGTGGCTCGGCGGGGGCCGGATCGGCAACAAGGAACTGGCCATGCTGACCCGCCAGCTCGCCACCATGATCAATGCCGCGGCCCCGGTCGAGGAAGCGCTGTCAATGACTGCTGAGCAGGTGGAAAATCCCGCCGCTTCCAAGAAACTGATGGCGGTGCGGGCCCGGGTGATGGAGGGGCGCAGGTTCTCAGAAGCGCTGGCATTATACCCTAATGATTTCAATCAGTTCTATCGTTCTCTTATAGCATCAGGTGAAGTATCAGGTGCGCTGGGGCAGGTGCTGGAACGGCTTGCCGACCATCTGGAAAAATCGCAGCAGCTGCGCAATAAAATTCTCACCGCCACCCTCTATCCCGCCATGCTGGCGCTGGTCGCCGTGGTAGTGGTGATCATCCTGATGACCTTCATTGTGCCCAAGGTGGCGGGCCAGTTTGAGAGCATGGGCCAGACCCTGCCGTTCCTGACCCGCACCATGATTTTCCTGTCGGACATGATGCGGGACTATGGCATCTTCATTCTGCTGGCTCTGGCCTTGGCGATCCTCCTGTTCCTGCGGCAGCTCAAGCAGGAAAAATTCCGCCGCCGCTGTGACGGCTGGATGTTGCGCCTGCCGCTGATTGGCAAACTGGTGCGCGGCCTCTATGCCGCCCGGCTGGCCCGCACGCTGTCGACCCTGATTGCCAGCGGCTCGCCGGTGATGGAAGGCTTGCGCTCCGCCGGCCAGACCATGCAGAACCTGGTCATGCGCGAAGCGGTTGAAAAAATGGTCACCCAGATCAGTGAAGGCAGCAGCCTGTCCCGGGCGCTCCGCAACTCCGGCGTCTTTCCCGGCATTGTCGTCTATATGGCCGGGGCGGGGGAGAAAAGCGGCCAGCTGCCGGACATGCTGGAAAAGTCCGCCGACTATCTGGAAGGCGATTTCGAAACCTTTATCGCCACGGCGCTCAGCCTGCTGGAGCCCGGCATTATCATTATCATGGGGGCCATTGTCGCCCTGATTGTTTTGTCCATCCTGCTGCCGATTCTGCAGCTCAATACGATGGCGCTTGGTTAA
- the gspG gene encoding type II secretion system major pseudopilin GspG → MSAQPEHDAQQPEVTKESGFTLVELMVVIVIIGLLATVVVINVLPSQDKAMVEKAKTDISRLQMALEMYKKDNLGFPTTEQGLDALVSEPAGLKRPERYQKGGYIRELPEDPWGTPYQYLMPGEHGDYDIYSLGADGRLGGEDLDKDIGSWK, encoded by the coding sequence ATGTCTGCACAGCCTGAACATGATGCGCAGCAGCCTGAAGTAACGAAAGAGTCCGGTTTTACCCTGGTGGAGCTGATGGTGGTGATCGTCATCATCGGCCTGCTGGCGACGGTGGTGGTGATCAATGTGCTGCCGAGCCAGGACAAGGCCATGGTGGAAAAAGCCAAGACCGATATCAGCCGCCTGCAGATGGCACTGGAAATGTACAAGAAGGATAACCTCGGCTTTCCGACCACCGAGCAGGGGCTGGACGCGCTGGTCTCCGAGCCGGCTGGACTCAAGCGCCCGGAACGTTACCAGAAGGGCGGCTATATCCGCGAGCTGCCGGAAGATCCCTGGGGCACGCCGTACCAGTATCTGATGCCGGGCGAGCATGGTGATTATGACATTTACTCGCTCGGCGCCGATGGCCGTCTCGGCGGGGAAGACCTGGACAAGGATATCGGAAGCTGGAAGTAG
- the gspH gene encoding type II secretion system minor pseudopilin GspH, which produces MTQDRQAGFTLVELMVVIVIIGMISAVVVLNMPSPASDLEQETEKLAARLRLAAEESIMAGELTGVRITPEGYAFVIYRRGHWLPLDLPSGQWPEGAVVRLVRDRLPVELTENLPENSPSIWFDPLGNQMSFSIDISGIDDNIKVSGEENGEIIVNPVS; this is translated from the coding sequence ATGACGCAGGATAGGCAGGCAGGATTTACTCTGGTCGAGTTGATGGTGGTGATCGTCATCATCGGCATGATCTCTGCCGTGGTGGTGCTGAATATGCCGTCGCCGGCCTCAGATCTGGAACAGGAAACAGAGAAGCTTGCCGCCCGGCTGCGTCTGGCGGCCGAGGAAAGCATCATGGCCGGGGAACTGACCGGGGTCCGCATCACGCCGGAAGGATATGCATTTGTCATCTACCGGCGCGGCCACTGGCTGCCGCTGGACCTGCCGTCCGGGCAGTGGCCGGAAGGCGCGGTGGTGCGCCTGGTGCGGGACAGGTTGCCCGTCGAACTGACGGAAAATTTGCCTGAGAACAGCCCGTCAATCTGGTTTGATCCTCTGGGAAATCAGATGTCTTTCTCTATAGATATCAGTGGAATAGATGATAATATTAAAGTGTCAGGAGAGGAAAATGGCGAGATCATTGTCAACCCTGTCTCCTGA
- the gspI gene encoding type II secretion system minor pseudopilin GspI, whose amino-acid sequence MARSLSTLSPDRKSEQGFSLAEVMVALFVFSIAALALIKMGGENVRNLSLIEQQTLASIVAENQLALAVTRKGEIRPGVRSGTEEQDGIDFAWQLQVRPAPDPKIYEVRVRVTEQTSGQELALLTGYRGRE is encoded by the coding sequence ATGGCGAGATCATTGTCAACCCTGTCTCCTGATCGAAAATCAGAGCAGGGCTTTTCCCTGGCGGAAGTCATGGTGGCGCTGTTTGTCTTCAGCATTGCCGCCCTGGCCCTGATCAAGATGGGCGGGGAAAATGTCCGTAACCTGTCCCTGATCGAGCAGCAGACCCTGGCCTCTATTGTGGCGGAAAACCAGCTGGCCCTGGCCGTCACCCGCAAAGGGGAAATCCGTCCCGGCGTGCGCAGCGGCACCGAGGAGCAGGACGGCATCGACTTTGCCTGGCAGCTGCAGGTTCGCCCGGCGCCGGATCCAAAAATCTATGAAGTGCGGGTCCGGGTGACGGAACAGACAAGCGGGCAGGAGCTTGCCCTGCTGACCGGCTACAGGGGGCGCGAATGA
- the gspJ gene encoding type II secretion system minor pseudopilin GspJ has product MSNDRGFTLVEVMVSLTVFALLSVMGIAILSSAVSSQESVEDGSERLREIQVSRALLKSDFMQLARRQVRDAYGGPLQNVFAGYQPEGRDAFLTFVRSGWINPGQMQRRAELQRVSYELKDGDLVRRTSSHLDPAKEEDRSERVVLSGIKSLETSFYINGQWFDVYESRTGEKVTLPQLVSVEVEFRDGRHLKQIFITSQGRVS; this is encoded by the coding sequence ATGAGCAACGATCGCGGTTTTACCCTGGTGGAGGTGATGGTGTCGCTGACCGTCTTTGCCCTGCTGTCGGTGATGGGCATTGCCATCCTGTCTTCGGCGGTCTCCAGCCAGGAGTCTGTGGAGGATGGATCGGAACGCCTGCGCGAAATCCAGGTCAGTCGCGCCCTGCTGAAATCCGATTTCATGCAGCTGGCCCGCCGCCAGGTGCGGGATGCGTACGGCGGCCCATTGCAGAATGTCTTTGCCGGCTATCAGCCCGAGGGGCGTGACGCGTTCCTGACATTCGTACGCAGCGGCTGGATCAATCCGGGGCAGATGCAGCGCCGGGCCGAACTGCAACGGGTCAGTTACGAGCTCAAGGACGGGGATCTGGTCCGCCGGACCTCGTCCCATCTCGACCCGGCGAAGGAAGAGGATCGTTCCGAACGGGTGGTACTGTCCGGGATCAAATCGCTGGAAACCTCCTTCTACATCAACGGCCAGTGGTTCGACGTCTATGAGAGCCGGACCGGTGAGAAAGTGACCCTGCCGCAACTGGTTTCGGTTGAGGTGGAGTTCCGGGACGGCCGCCACCTGAAACAAATTTTCATCACCTCCCAGGGGCGGGTTTCATGA